The bacterium genomic sequence GCCCCGATGAATCGGGACGTTATAATTGCGAAGCTCCGCTTCGCTACTCCTAACTTCATACCTCTTGTTCCATTAGGCACCAAATTTCTTTAACTTAAGTCCATTAGCTAACATCAGGGGCATAGCACTAACTGCCGGGAATCTCCCCAGGCCGCCCCTGCTGCATTCCACTTCTGTAAATCTTTTAGCCCCGTCAACGCGAATAAATTTTGAGTGGAGCAAGAACGGATTGGGATGCCAGGAGTGCGATTTCAACAGACACGGCGTAGAATGGTCGCTGGTAATTACAATCACATCAAATTTTAGATTCAGAATTTCAGGAATAAATCTATCCACTTCTTCAATCGCTTTCACTTTCTTCTCCAAGTTGCCATCTTCACCCGAAGAATCGGTTTTCTTGATGTGCAGATAGAAGAAATCGTATTTCCCAAAGTTTTCTTTAAGTGTCCTCAACTCATCCTCTATACTCTCTCCTGTGAGAAGAACCTCCATCCCTACCAGCCGAGCCAGTCCCTTATACATCGGGTAAGTAGCAATCGCTGCTGGAGAGAGGTTGAATAGTTCCCTCATCGAGGGAATCCGGGGAACCTTGGAAATCCCCCTCAGAAGTACCGTATTGGCTGGATGTTGACTTTTCAAAACCTCAGTTGCTTTGTTGATAAAACTATTTGCCACCTCCTCTGTTTTTTTAGCCTTACTAGAAAGCGCCCGGGCAGGATTTGCCTTCTCTCCATTTTTCTGAGGGTCAGCATCGCTCACAGGACCATTCAGGCCATCCCCTCGAAAAATAACCACAAAGCGGTGCTCCTTCCCCGGCCGGATAAAAACTTTCACCCCTTTTATCTTCTCTATCTTTTTCCCCAAAAGAGCACAAATTTCTCTATTCTTCTCCGTGGGAATTCTTCCTGCGCGGCGGTCCACAATTATTCCTCGATTATCCATGGTGGCGAAATTACCTCTGGCTGCCATATCCTTGTGAGTCAACTCTACACCTATGCCCAGCGCCTCCAGAACTCCTCGTCCAATAATATACTCTACAGGGTCATAGCCAAATAGTGCCAAATGGGAAGGGCCACTTCCCGGCGTAATTCCATACCCAATAGCGTCAGTTAAGCCACAAATCGAGCGAGAAGCAAGATTGTCCAGATTAGGAGTTTTAGCTCTCTCCATCTCTGTCTCTCCATCTTGTGGCAAACCGCCAACTCCATCCAGAACCAAAAGCAGAATCTTAGAATCTGTTTTAATAGAAATTTCCTTAACTATGCTCTCAGAAACCATTTCTATCTCCTTTCAAAATAATA encodes the following:
- a CDS encoding 2,3-bisphosphoglycerate-independent phosphoglycerate mutase; amino-acid sequence: MVSESIVKEISIKTDSKILLLVLDGVGGLPQDGETEMERAKTPNLDNLASRSICGLTDAIGYGITPGSGPSHLALFGYDPVEYIIGRGVLEALGIGVELTHKDMAARGNFATMDNRGIIVDRRAGRIPTEKNREICALLGKKIEKIKGVKVFIRPGKEHRFVVIFRGDGLNGPVSDADPQKNGEKANPARALSSKAKKTEEVANSFINKATEVLKSQHPANTVLLRGISKVPRIPSMRELFNLSPAAIATYPMYKGLARLVGMEVLLTGESIEDELRTLKENFGKYDFFYLHIKKTDSSGEDGNLEKKVKAIEEVDRFIPEILNLKFDVIVITSDHSTPCLLKSHSWHPNPFLLHSKFIRVDGAKRFTEVECSRGGLGRFPAVSAMPLMLANGLKLKKFGA